The following DNA comes from Flavobacterium sp. N3904.
CTTTTTACTAGAAAATGGTTTTAATCCAAAACAAAAACTTTAAATTATTGAATTATTCTCTATAAATAGTCAATAAAAAAATATTTATCATAAAAATACATCTCATTTACTAAAAATTATTTGTTAAAAATTTAGAAAAATAAAGAAATGAATAATGATATATAGATAGTTTTTGATTAAATTTGCCGCATTAAAGCTATACTTTTAAATTATGATAAAAGAGAAAGTCAATACTGATCTAACATTTGAAGATTTTAAAACCGAAGTCTTAAACGATTACAGAATTGCCATAATAAGCAGAGAGTGCAGTTTATTGGGTCGGAAAGAAGTATTAACTGGAAAAGCCAAATTTGGTATTTTTGGAGATGGCAAAGAAGTTCCGCAGCTTGCTATGGCTAAGTTCTTCAAAAATGGAGATTTCCGTTCTGGTTATTATCGCGATCAAACTTTTATGATGGCCATAGGAGAATTGACTGTTCAACAATTTTTTGCGGGTTTATACGGTCATACAGATATTGATATAGAACCGATGTCTGCAGGAAGACAAATGGGTGGTCACTTTGTAACCCACAGTTTGAACGAAGACGGAACTTGGAAAAACTTAACACAACAAAAAAACTCGAGTGCCGATATTTCTCCAACAGCAGGGCAAATGCCTCGTTTGTTGGGATTAGCACAAGCTTCAAAAATATATAGAAATGTTACCGGAATTCCTAATGCAGAAAATTTCTCCATTGATGGAAATGAAATTGCCTGGGGAACAATAGGAAACGCCAGTACCTCTGAAGGATTATTTTTTGAAACAATTAATGCCGCAGGTGTATTACAAGTACCTATGGTAATGAGTGTTTGGGATGATGAATACGGAATTTCGGTTCATGCCAGACATCAGACCACCAAAGAGAGTATATCCGAAATATTAAAAGGATACCAAAGAGAAGAAAATACAAATGGTTTTGAAATCCTAAAAGTAAAAGGTTGGGATTATGTCGATTTGATCGCTACTTATGAAAAGGCTTCTGAAATTGCTCGCGAAAATCACATTCCTGTATTGATTCATGTTAATCAATTGACCCAACCGCAAGGACACTCCAGTTCGGGTTCACATGAAAGATATAAAAATGCGGCTCGATTGGCATGGGAAAAAGACTTTGATTGCATTCGTCAAATGAAATTATGGATGATTGCTATCAATATTGCTTCCCCAGAAGAAATTGACGCGATTGATTTGGAAGCTAAAAAAGAAGTTTTTGAAGGCAAAAAAGCCGCATGGAACGCCTTTATTGGCCCAATCGTGGAAGAACAAAATGAGTTAATCGCTATTTTAGAAAGAATAGCCATAACTAGCATCAAAAAAGATGAAATTCTTAAAACTATTTCTAGTTTAAAAAGCATTAAATCTCCTTTGAAAAAAGAAATATTAGTAGCAGCGCGTAAAACTTTACGTTTAATTATCAATGAGGAAGACAAATTAGAGTTATCTCGTTGGATCACTAATTATATTAAAAAAACACAACCGAAATTCAGCAGTAATTTATTTTCTGAATCTGATAAAAATGTGTTTTCTGTTAAAGAAGTTTTACCTGTTTATTCAGAGAATGCTATAGCAGATACAGATGGTAGAATGATCTTGAGAGATAATTTTGATGCTATTTTTACTAAATATCCTGAAGCATTAATTTTTGGCGAAGACGCCGGAAATATTGGTGATGTAAACCAAGGTCTTGAAGGAATGCAAGAAAAATATGGAGAGCTGCGTGTTGCCGATGTTGGCATTCGTGAAGCTACTATATTAGGACAAGGAATCGGAATGGCATTAAGAGGATTACGCCCAATTGCCGAAATTCAGTATTTGGATTATTTATTGTATGCGATCCAAATTATGAGCGACGATTTGGCAACATTGCAATATAGAACGGTTGGTAAACAAAAAGCCCCCCTTATCATTCGTACTCGTGGGCATCGATTGGAAGGTATTTGGCATTCTGGTTCCCCAATGGGAATGATTATAAATGCCATTCGAGGAATTCATGTTTTGGTACCAAGAAATATGACTCAAGCCGCTGGTTTTTATAATGCTTTATTAGAATGTGATGAGCCTGCTTTGGTTATCGAATGTTTGAACGGTTACCGATTGAAAGAAAAAATGCCTGAGAATTATGGTGACTTCAAAACGCCAATTGGTGTTGTAGAAACATTGAGAAAAGGAACAGATATAACGCTAGTATCTTATGGGTCTACTTTAAGATTAGTAGAACAAGCTGCCAAAGAATTATTTGAAGCTGGTATTGATTGCGAGGTTATCGATTTGCAATCGTTACTCCCATTTGACATTCATAGTGATATTGTAAAAAGTATTTCAAAAACCAATCGATTATTGGTTATTGATGAAGATCTTCCTGGAGGCGCCTCTGCATATATTTTGCAACAAATTGTTGAACAACAAGATGCGTACAACCATCTAGACAGCAAACCTCAAACCTTGACTGCCAAAGCACACAGACCAGCTTATGGAACAGATGGTGATTATTTCTCTAAACCTTCTACTGAAGATATTTACGAGAAAGTATATGAAATGATGCATGAAGTAAATCCTTCAAAATTTCCAAGTTTGTATTAAGCTAAAAAATAATATTCAAAATCCCATTCACTCGTGAATGGGATTTTTTTTTATCTTTATTGAAACTTATCACCGTTCTTGAATGACACCACTAGAAACTTTATTTTTGGATTTAAAAGATATCAAAGTTATCGACAGCGCTATCCCCTATTCGAAATATACTCCGTTAGATTTATCCCCTTCCAATCCAGATTTGAACCAACTGAATATTTCTAGTGCAACAGATTTTGAAAATTACATAGAGCAATTTATACTTAAGAATAAAGCCAGTGTCGCCTACGGCGGTTATAATGAAGTTCGCAATTTGTATAAAAGAAGCACCGTTTTTAATGATTCGAATACAGAGGAACGCAATATTCATATCGGTTTGGATTTATGGATAAAAGCTGGAACGCCTGTTTTGGCTGCACTAGATGGAAAAGTCCACAGTTTTCAATACAACAATAATCTAGGTGATTATGGACCGACCATAATTCTGGAACATCAATTAGGTCACCATGTTTTTTATACTTTATACGGGCATTTATCTTTAGAAAGTATTAATTCTCTCAAAGTAGGTGATTTTTTTGCTAAAGGTCAGCAATTGGCCAAACTAGGAGACATTATAGTAAATGGAGATTATGCGCCACATTTACATTTTCAAATTATAAAAAACATTGAAGAAAACTTCGGAGATTATCCAGGTGTTTGCAACAAAAATAAACTGGCACATTATTTAGAAAATTGTCCAGATCCTAATTTATTATTAAAGATTTAATAATGAATCTCATATTTTTTAAGTTTACTACATCAAAAAACTAAAAAAAATTTGATTAATTCTATAAGCGTCCTTTGTACTATACATCAGCTTTATTATTGTTATTCAACAAAATAACCAAACAATATTCCATACGATTTAAAAAGATAGGTACCATATTAATAGTTATTGGTGTTTGTTATAACTACATTTGATATGGATATATCCTATTTAAAGGGTGTATTAAAAAGAATACTTCTTTTTAATACTACTGTCCAAAGTAAATATTGGTACAATGAAATCAATTTCGACCATAGAACACAATGATTTACTTGATCCTATTGCCGACAATAAATTTAAAACAAAAAAAGAAATCACATTCTCAAAAACGCCTACAAAAAAGCATCATGTTTCAAAAAAGGAAGAGAAAAATAAATCTTTTACTGTCGTAGCTATTGGTGCATCTGCAGGCGGTCTTGAAGCAGTAAGCCAATTATTGAAAAACCTTTCTTCTACAACAGGTATGGCTTTTATTTATGTCCAACACCTAAGTCCAGATCATAAAAGTTTACTAGATGTGCTTCTATCAAAAGTAACTCAAATGGAGGTTCAGGTGATTGACGATATGGAAAAAATGGAACCCAATAATGTTTATGTGATTCCCAATGACAAGGAAATTGAGGTAACAGATGGTCACATCAAACTAATTCCCCGATCCAAACACAGAATTTCAAACTTCTCCATCGATTTACTTTTTTCTTCTTTGGCCGAAACGCACCATGAAAATGTAATTGGAATTATTTTATCGGGATCTGCCAATGATGGCACTCGAGGATTGAAAGAAATAAAACAAGCTGGTGGTATCACTTTTGCCCAAGATGAATCGGCTAAGTTTAGCAGTATGCCCAATTCAGCCATAGCAGAAGGTATTGTTGATTTTGTTTTATCTCCAAAAGAAATTGGAATCGAATTAACGCGCATCAGCCAACATCCTTTACTTATAAGATATCCTATAAAGAAAGCCCCTGAAACAGAAATAGATAATAGCAATCCAGAATTAAAAACTATTCTTCAACTTTTGCATCAACGGAAAAATGTAGATTTCAGCCATTATAAAATGAACACTATAAAAAGGCGAATGCTACGTAGGATGCTAGTTCATAAGATTAAAACTTTAAAAGAATATGCCGAATTGCTTTCCAATCAAAGCAATGAAGTCGATTTACTTTATCAGGATTTGTTGATCAATGTAACTGCTTTTTTTAGAGATGAAGAGGCCTTTTTACATTTAAAAAATATAATTCTGCCCAAATTACTCGAAACCAAATCAACAGGAGAAACACTTCGTTTATGGGTTTCTGCTTGTGCCACTGGCGAAGAAGTGTATTCTATTGCTATGTTAATACTAGAAATACAAGAAAACAATTCAAACAGCACACCTTTCCAAATTTTTGCTTCAGACCTCAGTGGCGAAGCCATCAGAATTGCCCGAATTGGAGAATATACTGCAAGTCAAGTACTAGCAGTTTCTCCGGAAAGACTGCAACGTTTCTTTACAAAATCGAAAGACAACTACAGAATTGTAAAAGAGTTGCGGGACGTCTGTGTCTTTGCAAAACATAACATTTTGCGAGATCCTCCATTTTCAAGAATGGATTTTATCAGTTGCCGCAATATGTTAATTTATTTAGACACAACAGCCCAAAAAAAAGCTATTTCTACTTTTCATTATGCATTAAATGATGGAGGGTGTTTGATGCTTGGTAAATCCGAAACGATTGGAACAACTACACAACTTTTTACAATTCTAGATAAAAAATTTAAAATTTATTCCCGAAAAAAAAATTCAGGATTACGTACTATCCCAGATCTTACTTCACAACTTTCCCATTCTACCATGTCTGATAAAAATAAAATACCAACTTCAACATTCAAAAAAACAGCTACATCAGTAAACGGTACCATTGAGATGGCTTTTGATACCGTTTTGCTCGAAAATCATGTACCTGCCAGTGTCATTATCAATTATGATTTGGAAATCCTTCAATTTAGGGGATCTACTTCTTTATATCTCCAACATTCCCCAGGTAAGGCCAGTTTTAATATTTTGAAAATGGCACATATCGAAATCACATTTGAGTTGCGAAATGCCATCCATCATGCCATAAAAACAAAACTTCCTATTCGAAAAATGGGGATTGAAATGAATCGGAATCCTATAGACAAAACCATTCAGATAGTAAATATTGAAGCCATTCCGTTGAATATTGAAGGAGAAGAACCGCTAT
Coding sequences within:
- a CDS encoding thiamine pyrophosphate-dependent enzyme is translated as MIKEKVNTDLTFEDFKTEVLNDYRIAIISRECSLLGRKEVLTGKAKFGIFGDGKEVPQLAMAKFFKNGDFRSGYYRDQTFMMAIGELTVQQFFAGLYGHTDIDIEPMSAGRQMGGHFVTHSLNEDGTWKNLTQQKNSSADISPTAGQMPRLLGLAQASKIYRNVTGIPNAENFSIDGNEIAWGTIGNASTSEGLFFETINAAGVLQVPMVMSVWDDEYGISVHARHQTTKESISEILKGYQREENTNGFEILKVKGWDYVDLIATYEKASEIARENHIPVLIHVNQLTQPQGHSSSGSHERYKNAARLAWEKDFDCIRQMKLWMIAINIASPEEIDAIDLEAKKEVFEGKKAAWNAFIGPIVEEQNELIAILERIAITSIKKDEILKTISSLKSIKSPLKKEILVAARKTLRLIINEEDKLELSRWITNYIKKTQPKFSSNLFSESDKNVFSVKEVLPVYSENAIADTDGRMILRDNFDAIFTKYPEALIFGEDAGNIGDVNQGLEGMQEKYGELRVADVGIREATILGQGIGMALRGLRPIAEIQYLDYLLYAIQIMSDDLATLQYRTVGKQKAPLIIRTRGHRLEGIWHSGSPMGMIINAIRGIHVLVPRNMTQAAGFYNALLECDEPALVIECLNGYRLKEKMPENYGDFKTPIGVVETLRKGTDITLVSYGSTLRLVEQAAKELFEAGIDCEVIDLQSLLPFDIHSDIVKSISKTNRLLVIDEDLPGGASAYILQQIVEQQDAYNHLDSKPQTLTAKAHRPAYGTDGDYFSKPSTEDIYEKVYEMMHEVNPSKFPSLY
- a CDS encoding peptidoglycan DD-metalloendopeptidase family protein, with product MTPLETLFLDLKDIKVIDSAIPYSKYTPLDLSPSNPDLNQLNISSATDFENYIEQFILKNKASVAYGGYNEVRNLYKRSTVFNDSNTEERNIHIGLDLWIKAGTPVLAALDGKVHSFQYNNNLGDYGPTIILEHQLGHHVFYTLYGHLSLESINSLKVGDFFAKGQQLAKLGDIIVNGDYAPHLHFQIIKNIEENFGDYPGVCNKNKLAHYLENCPDPNLLLKI